In Mytilus edulis chromosome 4, xbMytEdul2.2, whole genome shotgun sequence, the following proteins share a genomic window:
- the LOC139518894 gene encoding cytochrome P450 4A4-like has product MAYFNLLSGSVASTFIIGILVYFLVICIRFYVNFERKKKFFDNLPGYNVTEKHWLTGHISLYVKNNSIDLEELQSLVKRFPKLFRIWFGFFRPSIQLVHPDTIKIMLKTSEPKPLGIGGNYRPALPWLGEGLLLAGGAKWARSRRLLTPAFHFEILKPYQTIYNSCTDKLLGLIDTYAETGESFELFQLISNCTLDIILQCAFSYQTDCQKDRDQHPYCRAISNVANLVATRNRNVLYFIDFIWNMSKPGRSFNKDCDYIHGVADEVIESRKQVLAAGKQEKKKYLDFLDILLSAKDETGIGLSPADIRAEVDTFMFEGHDTTTSGISWILYELAKNQSYQKLCQQEVDKVLRDSNDFVTWENLSQFDILTQCIKEGMRIHPPVPIVSRQSTKEVTIEGVTFPPDTSFSVNIYGLHHNPVVWKDHTTYDPSRFSKDRDSVLDSYSFIPFSAGPRNCIGQNFAMNEEKTVIARILERYTLKLDPNHTAEEQTALVMRAQNGIHCKASRRK; this is encoded by the exons ATGGCGTATTTCAACTTACTCTCGGGATCTGTGGCATCTACTTTTATAATTGGAATATTGGTGTATTTTCTAGTCATATGCATTCGATTCTATGTTAATTTCGAGCGGAAAAAGAAGTTTTTTGATAATCTTCCCGGTTATAATGTGACAGAAAAACACTGGCTTACTGGACATATATCACTG TATGTTAAGAATAACAGTATTGATTTAGAGGAACTTCAATCTCTCGTCAAACGGTTTCCCAAACTTTTTCGTATATGGTTTGGATTTTTTAGACCGAGTATTCAACTTGTGCACCCAGATACCATTAAAATCATGTTAAAAACATCAG aGCCCAAACCTCTTGGAATTGGTGGTAACTATAGACCTGCCTTACCATGGTTAGGAGAAGGACTGCTACTAGCCGGAGGAGCCAAGTGGGCACGTTCCCGTAGATTATTAACCCCGGCTTTTCACTTCGAGATACTGAAACCATATCAGACAATCTATAACAGCTGCACAGATAAATTATTA ggGCTTATAGACACATACGCAGAGACTGGGGAAAGTTTTGAGTTATTCCAATTAATTAGTAACTGTACATTAGATATCATACTTCAGTGTGCTTTTTCGTACCAAACAGATTGCCAAAAAGACAG agatCAACACCCATACTGCAGAGCAATATCTAATGTAGCAAATCTGGTAGCGACAAGAAACAG aaatgtattgtattttattGACTTCATATGGAATATGAGTAAACCAGGGAGATCCTTCAATAAAGACTGTGATTATATACATGGGGTTGCTGATGAAGTGATTGAAAGTAGGAAACAAGTTTTG GCAGCAGGaaaacaagaaaagaagaaatatttagattttttagatATATTGTTATCTGCAAAAGATGAGACAGGAATAGGACTTTCCCCGGCGGATATCAGAGCTGAAGTAGATACTTTCATGTTCGAAG GACATGATACAACAACAAGTGGAATATCATGGATTTTATATGAATTGGCCAAAAATCAGTCATATCAAAAGTTATGTCAACAAGAGGTAGATAAAGTGCTGAGGGATAGTAATGACTTTGTTACTTG GGAAAACCTAAGCCAATTTGATATTTTAACACAGTGTATAAAGGAAGGGATGAGAATACACCCACCAGTGCCTATCGTATCACGACAATCAACAAAGGAAGTGACTATAGAGGGCGTGACATTTCCTCCAGATACTTCATTTTCTGTCAATATATACGGTTTACACCATAATCCAGTCGTATGGAAGGACCACACGACCTATGATCCAAGTCGTTTTTCAAAGGACAGAGACTCAGTGCTGGACTCGTATTCCTTTATACCATTTTCAGCTGGACCAAG AAACTGCATTGGACAAAATTTTGCTATGAATGAAGAAAAAACTGTGATTGCTAGAATTCTTGAAAG GTATACACTGAAGCTCGACCCAAACCACACCGCGGAGGAACAAACGGCCTTGGTGATGAGAGCTCAAAATGGTATTCATTGCAAAGCTAGTAGGCGGAAATAA